The window GACAAGAGACACCCTTGATATAATCAAGAAATGTAGGACTTGGAGCAGAAGATATGTTTAACAGCGGCATTTGGAGGAACCTTGTGGTTAAAAGGTCCAACGTAAACTCTTCACATCTAAATGCACGTGCTAGCGCGTCTATGACCTGGAAAGGCAGTTGATTATCATACAATAATAGGTCATGACGCACCAAATCTCTATCACGTTTCTTCACATTCAACCAGCTCCTCCTGCAACTAGTAATTATATTGTCGTTGCAGATGAATTCAATAATAAAGCAGGCGTCGAGGAACATCATCAGACACCACATAGGGTCACTTGTTTGTTCGAATCGAGGAGAGTAAAATTTCCGAGTTTTGAGCAATTGTTCTTCTACTCTTGCATACACTTTTTCAATGGATACATcgtcttttactctttctgctaaTTCCATCACTGCTTTCCGCTTTAAATATTCCATGGGTTTAACATGAGGTTTTTCATGGTGGATTGGACCAATGGAAACCGCACGGGGACCAAAGAACTTCTGATAAATTTCCTTTCCCATAGGCTCGGTAAGTGTAGATGGAATACCGAAATGTATTTCTTGTGTCGACTCTTGATGTGGCATTGTACCTAACGGAAAGCCAGGTATATCAATGGCAGAATGTAACCAGTCAGCCACTTCGGCTGCTCTACTGTTGAGAGCATCAGCCTCATGAATCGACATttgagatatttatat of the Capsicum annuum cultivar UCD-10X-F1 unplaced genomic scaffold, UCD10Xv1.1 ctg50065, whole genome shotgun sequence genome contains:
- the LOC107852724 gene encoding uncharacterized protein LOC107852724 isoform X1 codes for the protein MSIHEADALNSRAAEVADWLHSAIDIPGFPLGTMPHQESTQEIHFGIPSTLTEPMGKEIYQKFFGPRAVSIGPIHHEKPHVKPMEYLKRKAVMELAERVKDDVSIEKVYARVEEQLLKTRKFYSPRFEQTSDPMWCLMMFLDACFIIEFICNDNIITSCRRSWLNVKKRDRDLVRHDLLLYDNQLPFQVIDALARAFRCEEFTLDLLTTRFLQMPLLNISSAPSPTFLDYIKGVSCLQRQQGEAQAPVHLLQYYKDLWIGVLLGDDIEEEDNNKEEDLCPPFTATELKKAGTYEYVCSLQNRSLGISSYLNFMCMLINGEEDFKELRARGIIQINGPAGDDQLIKFLRDITVPTESNPQAIRNVKRQISTYFTSKRLPLVIACAEMKQRYFSGPWSFLVFLAIIFTVSMTVIQTIFTGVQTYK
- the LOC107852724 gene encoding uncharacterized protein LOC107852724 isoform X2; translation: MSIHEADALNSRAAEVADWLHSAIDIPGFPLGTMPHQESTQEIHFGIPSTLTEPMGKEIYQKFFGPRAVSIGPIHHEKPHVKPMEYLKRKAVMELAERVKDDVSIEKVYARVEEQLLKTRKFYSPRFEQTSDPMWCLMMFLDACFIIEFICNDNIITSCRRSWLNVKKRDRDLVRHDLLLYDNQLPFQVIDALARAFRCEEFTLDLLTTRFLQMPLLNISSAPSPTFLDYIKGVSCLQRQQGEAQAPVHLLQYYKDLWIGVLLGDDIEEEDNNKEEDLCPPFTATELKKADFKELRARGIIQINGPAGDDQLIKFLRDITVPTESNPQAIRNVKRQISTYFTSKRLPLVIACAEMKQRYFSGPWSFLVFLAIIFTVSMTVIQTIFTGVQTYK